A window from Enterocloster bolteae encodes these proteins:
- a CDS encoding TIGR04076 family protein has protein sequence MKYKVKITVIDKKLYPELQQQYCHDPNSGICPCYNVGDEFVFYRDDERDDFWHMGLNTLIKTSGNADTVAGGPKMPFCSEAWDAISHYIYTGLQGGSIMKGWMREENTMITCCSDGTRPVIFKIERIDYE, from the coding sequence ATGAAATATAAAGTTAAAATAACTGTCATTGATAAAAAACTTTATCCTGAATTGCAACAACAATATTGTCATGACCCCAATTCGGGTATCTGTCCTTGCTATAATGTGGGAGATGAATTTGTATTTTATCGTGATGATGAAAGAGATGATTTCTGGCATATGGGTTTGAATACATTAATTAAGACCAGTGGTAATGCAGATACAGTTGCAGGCGGACCTAAAATGCCATTTTGTTCCGAAGCATGGGACGCTATTTCACATTATATTTATACCGGACTTCAAGGCGGCTCTATCATGAAAGGTTGGATGAGAGAAGAAAACACCATGATTACCTGCTGCTCGGACGGAACAAGGCCTGTAATTTTCAAAATTGAGCGAATTGACTACGAATAA
- a CDS encoding GNAT family N-acetyltransferase: MEYKVNDQGLNASVFIPFVNKVWPGDYDEEKTQSALSKTLNISAYENNVLVGCLRILSDGYFFGTITELLVLPEYQKRGIGSKLLQLAKDNTPTMLYFGAQPGVEPFYERNGCQRSLQSYTIRGTK, encoded by the coding sequence TTGGAATACAAAGTGAATGACCAGGGGCTTAACGCTTCCGTATTTATCCCTTTTGTCAATAAAGTATGGCCTGGAGATTATGATGAAGAGAAAACGCAGTCAGCATTGTCAAAAACACTGAACATAAGCGCTTACGAAAATAACGTACTTGTAGGCTGCCTGCGGATTCTTTCAGACGGCTATTTCTTTGGCACAATTACAGAACTGCTTGTTCTTCCCGAATATCAGAAACGTGGTATCGGCAGCAAGCTCCTCCAGCTTGCTAAGGATAATACGCCAACCATGCTGTATTTTGGCGCACAGCCGGGAGTTGAACCGTTCTACGAAAGGAACGGTTGCCAACGGAGCCTGCAATCCTACACAATAAGGGGCACAAAATGA